In Candidatus Hydrogenedentota bacterium, a single genomic region encodes these proteins:
- a CDS encoding response regulator, translated as MEIKQSFSTSEVAKYCHVTPDTIRKWAEAGRIHVFKTPGGHRRIRREDLLQFLRENSIPIHGDLDTSGLRILIVDCERTVAAVIRRFLERTRNSFQIEVAHDGFELGQLVSTFRPDIVFLEARVPGHDGYELCRRIKGMPDLPNVRIILMASIEEGDSISRGAEHGASVSLAKPFTPDDLRRALARVGIEVS; from the coding sequence ATGGAAATCAAGCAGTCTTTCAGTACATCGGAAGTGGCGAAATATTGCCACGTTACGCCTGACACCATCCGCAAATGGGCGGAGGCGGGGCGTATCCACGTCTTTAAGACACCCGGAGGACATCGCCGTATCCGGCGCGAAGACCTGCTTCAGTTCTTGCGCGAAAACAGCATTCCTATTCACGGCGATTTGGACACGTCGGGTCTGCGCATTCTAATTGTCGACTGCGAACGGACCGTGGCGGCGGTTATCCGGCGCTTCCTGGAACGCACGCGCAATTCGTTTCAGATCGAAGTCGCGCACGACGGCTTCGAACTGGGCCAACTCGTCTCAACGTTCCGGCCCGATATCGTGTTCCTCGAAGCGCGGGTTCCCGGTCACGACGGCTACGAGCTGTGCCGCCGCATCAAAGGAATGCCCGATCTTCCGAACGTGCGCATCATTCTCATGGCGTCCATTGAAGAAGGCGATTCGATAAGCCGCGGCGCGGAACACGGCGCTTCGGTGAGCCTTGCAAAGCCGTTCACGCCGGACGACCTCAGGCGCGCGCTGGCGCGGGTTGGAATCGAAGTCAGTTAA
- a CDS encoding response regulator, producing MAKIVIVDDDEVDARYVRDQFARSGHSCAVLTSGKEVLELLRSEKHDLLILDVMLPHTSGFEICRQIRRDPEIYTLPILILSAMNSEEEIYHGLAQGADDFVSKPFDPMNLVQRAEALLRSGSAGVALDDLTSLPGAEATKRELQRRISLRMSFALVHTELMGLREFGRKFGPEPRSKGIRHLGRALAQCAQELAPEDAFVGHMGGGHFMSILPREKVQTFCKWVNKVWEGHVTKFVATVASPTSVRPGERLLPAVFCVTVREKRDSTTPQQMFEVLSQLRHMALEANTGGVYLDRRARLDKAAESDARS from the coding sequence CCGTGCTGACCTCGGGGAAAGAAGTGCTGGAGCTGTTGCGCTCCGAAAAGCACGATTTGCTCATCCTGGATGTCATGCTCCCCCATACGTCGGGGTTCGAGATATGCAGGCAAATCCGGCGCGATCCCGAGATTTACACCTTGCCGATCCTAATCCTGTCGGCAATGAACAGCGAAGAAGAAATCTACCACGGATTGGCCCAGGGCGCCGACGATTTCGTTTCAAAGCCATTCGATCCGATGAACCTGGTGCAACGAGCGGAAGCTTTGCTGCGTTCGGGTTCTGCCGGCGTTGCGTTGGACGATTTGACTTCGTTGCCCGGCGCCGAAGCGACCAAACGCGAGTTGCAGCGGCGCATCAGCCTGCGCATGAGTTTTGCTCTTGTGCACACGGAGTTGATGGGACTCCGGGAGTTCGGCCGGAAGTTTGGCCCTGAGCCCCGGAGCAAAGGTATACGTCACTTGGGACGCGCACTGGCGCAGTGTGCTCAGGAATTGGCGCCGGAAGACGCGTTCGTGGGCCACATGGGCGGGGGCCATTTCATGAGCATCCTGCCTCGCGAGAAAGTACAGACCTTCTGCAAGTGGGTGAACAAAGTCTGGGAAGGCCACGTCACCAAGTTTGTGGCGACAGTGGCATCGCCCACATCGGTGCGCCCCGGCGAACGGCTTCTGCCTGCCGTTTTCTGCGTTACCGTGCGCGAGAAGCGGGATTCCACGACGCCGCAGCAGATGTTTGAAGTGTTGTCTCAACTGCGCCATATGGCTCTGGAAGCCAATACTGGCGGGGTTTATCTTGATCGGAGAGCTCGCCTGGACAAGGCAGCGGAATCCGACGCCCGAAGCTAA